A stretch of DNA from Hydrogenophaga sp. SL48:
AGATCAACATGATCCCGTTCATCGACGTCATGCTGGTGCTGCTCATCATCTTCATCATCACCGTGCCGGTCATCAAGCACGCCGTCAACATCGACCTGCCCCGCGCCAGCAACGAGAAGGTGCTGGACAAGCCGGAAAACGTGCGCTTGTCGGTGGATGCCGACGGCGTCTACTACTGGAACGAAGCGCGGGTGGAAGACGCTGATTTCGAGCAACGCCTCGCCAGCGCCGCGGCACAGAATCCGCAGCCGGAACTGCACATTCGCGGCGACAAGGCCGTGCGCTACGAGCGCGTGGCGCTGGCCATGGCCGCCGCGCAGCGCGCCGGCGTGCGCAAGATCGGCTTCATCACCGAACCGGTGGCGCCTTGAATCCCGCTGTGTGGAACCGGCCCAGGAGGATCGACAGATGATCAACGCCACACCCAAGGAACCTGTGCCCGATACGGGCCAGGCCCAAGCCGCAGAGGGGCCCGCCGAATGCGAAAACCCGTCGCCTATTCTGCTCACCAGCCACGAGGTGCTGCGTGGCCAGAAGGCGGTGGCCATCACCCACAACGGCGCGCTCTACCGGCTGCAGACCACGCGCCAGGGCAAACTCATCCTCACCAAATAAGGCTCCCCGCGCACGCCGGTGGCCATCGACAGGAACCAACTTCTTTCATCGTGGGGCGACCCGGGGAAAGCCATCTCCCCGAGCGTCGTTTTTTGGCCAGCCAAGGGACCGCAGGTCCTGGTAGCCAGTCATTTTTTACAACCCGATGGCCGCGATGCCTGCTTTGGCGATCTGTGCGTCTTCGCTGGACTTCACACCGCTCACGCCCACCGCACCGATGCACTGACCGTCCTTGATGATGGGCACGCCACCTTCGAGCATGCCCTGGATCGCAGGGGCGCTCAGGAACGACATGCGCCCCTGGTTGATCACATCTTCATAGACTTTGCTCTCACGGCGGCCCAGGGCGGCCGTGTGGGCCTTCGCGGGCGCGATGTGCGACGAGATGCCCGCCGCACCGTCCAGGCGTTGCAGCCACAACAGGTGACCGCCATCGTCAACGATGGCGATGGTCACCGCCCAGCTGTTTTTCAGCGCTTCGGCTTCGGCCGCGGCGGCGATGAGTTTGACGTCGGCGATCTCGAGAACGGCTTTGGTTTTCATGTGCGTGTCCAGAATAAGTGGGGAATCGGCCCCGGTGAAAGCGCGGGCGCACCGGCGCCGCAACAGGAGCGCAACCATAACCGATGCATTGCTCCCACCCGGGTCACAACAGCCCTTACCCCGACCCGGCCTTCCCGCAGCAAGCCAATTCCAAGCCGCCTACAATGCCCCACGGATCACACCGATCGCAAGGAGAAAATTCAATGAACGACCAACTGCAACCTTCTGGCCGCTTCGGCAGCGCCACCGGCAATGCGGCCCTGCAACGCAACA
This window harbors:
- a CDS encoding ExbD/TolR family protein; this translates as MAIGTQDDSDQMLSEINMIPFIDVMLVLLIIFIITVPVIKHAVNIDLPRASNEKVLDKPENVRLSVDADGVYYWNEARVEDADFEQRLASAAAQNPQPELHIRGDKAVRYERVALAMAAAQRAGVRKIGFITEPVAP
- the hemP gene encoding hemin uptake protein HemP gives rise to the protein MINATPKEPVPDTGQAQAAEGPAECENPSPILLTSHEVLRGQKAVAITHNGALYRLQTTRQGKLILTK
- a CDS encoding GlcG/HbpS family heme-binding protein; the protein is MKTKAVLEIADVKLIAAAAEAEALKNSWAVTIAIVDDGGHLLWLQRLDGAAGISSHIAPAKAHTAALGRRESKVYEDVINQGRMSFLSAPAIQGMLEGGVPIIKDGQCIGAVGVSGVKSSEDAQIAKAGIAAIGL